From one Bacteroides eggerthii genomic stretch:
- a CDS encoding two-component regulator propeller domain-containing protein produces MYKKYLTFLFYFFSSFSFAQNIHFQVIGVEDGISQPTVTSIYQDEFGIIWIGTKDGLNRYNGTDFYVFRPVKGDKNSLYNNNIGTICGDKQGHIYIRCKYAVVEYDIKKNTFHTIRDNDIQAITYDNARLWVCTRDSLFTYNRVEDRLDYYYNLEGVRMSCVTEDSAGNLYVGTMNNGLYMIDHNKKWLNYFPKKDITCIYEDSKKSIWVGTKDDGLFRLDRNGGITNYGTAPHQNMLSSSYVRCVVEDNLGNYWIGTFKGLDKLDVTTGTFTHYSKDNKPYSLSNSSIICMMKDRQGTFWIGTYYGGVNLFNPDYEIYTYYYPDESQKGKLTSPFAGRMTEDSNGGIWIATEGGGVNYLDKKTKTFTEYKHDATKNSLASNTIQGLFLDEDNHALWIGTLRGGLDRLDLKTYQFTNYRHNAEKKNSLINDIVRKIIPYKGNLLLATHNGIGLFDPNTGECVKLLNDSRLNNRQIIDMLVDKDNNLWFSYSLGLVKYNLETQKRDEYFVPNASKQTVGPNLINVLFEDKKGNIWAGSSGDGIFLYEQDSNTFKSFNSHNSDLINDYILDIKESLSGYLLIASNQGFSRFDMENQRFYNYNKQNGFPMTALNPYGLFVASDNEIYLSSPKMMISFFENELNSYVKPYQLNFTSLEVNNQQVLPNDGSGILTESILYQPQITLNHNHSIITVNFSLSNYVSVLKNRIYYKLEGFDKDWMSAGYRKAITYTNLNPGAYKLKIRSSEEYSGKESICKEIDIIVKPPFYKSTWAYCIYVAIIIIAIYLVVSFYSSKLKLRASLEYEKKEKKQIEELNQSKLRFFTNISHEFRTPLTLIVSQLEMLMERSDIQPLVYSKLVNIHRNTLRMKRLITELLDFRKQEQGFEKFKYSKQNIYSFLDEIYLSFKEYARGKQINLEFLNKDRNLEVWFDVVQLEKVIYNLLSNAFKYTPLGGTISLSVQEYGNSVMVTVSDTGVGIAEESLDKIFDRFYQVDSMNNQKGTGIGLALAKSIIEAHKGKISVRSMEGKGTTFVVELPLGDSHITDAQKIATPDIDSSCISELTVYGSQVPADVVDDEKMDNQSDETRSKIIIVEDNEELRGLLARLFSKIYTVYEAQDGEEGFEKTKEVQPDIVLSDIMMPKMSGIEMCRKIKSNFETSHIPVILLTAQTAEEYTMQGLKMGADDYVTKPFNVKHLFMRCNNLVNSRKLLQQKYAKQMDNNVDILATNSADYQFMEQCVACVEQNLDNPDFDVNMFAQAMNMGRTKLFLKVKGITGQTPNDFILNIRLKKAQILLKQIDTKTVSEIAYEVGFNSPSYFIKRFRELFGVTPAQYQKGEK; encoded by the coding sequence ATGTATAAAAAATATCTTACTTTTCTCTTTTATTTCTTCTCTTCTTTTTCGTTTGCACAGAATATACATTTTCAGGTAATCGGAGTAGAAGACGGTATCTCGCAACCGACAGTAACATCTATCTATCAAGATGAATTCGGAATTATCTGGATAGGAACTAAGGATGGATTGAATCGCTATAACGGTACTGATTTTTATGTTTTCCGTCCGGTAAAGGGTGATAAGAATAGTTTGTACAATAATAATATAGGTACAATCTGCGGTGACAAGCAAGGGCACATTTATATTCGTTGCAAATATGCGGTTGTTGAGTATGATATAAAGAAAAATACTTTTCATACAATTCGTGATAATGATATTCAGGCTATCACTTATGATAACGCACGATTGTGGGTTTGTACGAGAGATTCCTTGTTTACTTATAATCGCGTAGAAGATAGACTTGATTATTATTATAATCTGGAAGGTGTGCGTATGTCTTGTGTAACCGAGGACAGTGCTGGTAATTTATATGTGGGAACTATGAATAATGGTTTGTACATGATAGACCATAATAAAAAATGGCTGAACTATTTTCCTAAGAAAGATATCACATGCATCTACGAAGACTCTAAAAAGAGTATATGGGTGGGAACTAAAGATGACGGTCTTTTCCGGTTGGATAGAAATGGTGGAATAACCAATTATGGAACTGCTCCTCATCAGAATATGCTTTCCAGTAGTTATGTTCGTTGTGTTGTGGAAGATAATTTGGGTAATTATTGGATTGGAACTTTCAAGGGTTTGGATAAATTGGATGTGACGACTGGTACTTTTACTCATTATAGTAAAGATAATAAACCGTATAGTCTGAGTAATTCTTCTATTATTTGTATGATGAAAGACAGGCAGGGTACTTTCTGGATCGGTACGTATTATGGTGGGGTAAATCTGTTTAATCCTGACTATGAGATATATACATATTATTATCCGGATGAGTCGCAAAAAGGAAAACTAACCTCTCCTTTTGCCGGAAGGATGACAGAAGATTCTAATGGCGGGATATGGATTGCGACAGAAGGTGGAGGAGTGAACTATCTTGATAAAAAAACGAAAACTTTTACTGAATACAAACATGATGCAACTAAAAATTCTCTTGCATCTAATACGATTCAGGGTTTATTTTTAGATGAAGATAACCATGCCTTATGGATAGGAACATTGCGGGGGGGATTGGATCGTCTGGATCTGAAAACATATCAGTTTACTAATTACCGGCATAATGCAGAGAAAAAGAATTCATTAATTAATGATATAGTTCGTAAAATTATTCCTTATAAAGGGAATCTATTATTGGCTACTCATAATGGGATTGGTCTTTTCGATCCTAACACAGGAGAGTGTGTGAAGCTATTGAATGACAGTCGGCTTAACAACAGACAAATTATAGATATGCTTGTTGATAAGGACAATAATCTTTGGTTTTCTTACTCATTGGGATTGGTAAAGTATAATCTGGAGACTCAGAAGCGTGATGAGTATTTTGTGCCCAATGCTTCAAAGCAGACTGTTGGTCCAAATCTGATTAATGTACTTTTTGAAGATAAGAAAGGTAATATTTGGGCCGGTTCTTCAGGGGATGGCATATTTCTGTATGAACAAGACTCCAATACATTCAAATCGTTTAACTCGCATAATTCAGATTTAATCAATGATTACATACTCGATATAAAAGAGTCGCTTTCCGGTTATCTTCTGATAGCCAGCAATCAAGGATTCTCACGTTTTGATATGGAGAATCAACGCTTTTATAACTATAATAAGCAGAATGGTTTTCCTATGACGGCATTGAATCCTTATGGACTGTTTGTAGCCAGTGATAATGAAATATATCTTTCCAGTCCTAAGATGATGATTTCTTTCTTTGAGAACGAGTTGAATTCCTATGTGAAGCCCTACCAACTGAATTTTACTTCGTTGGAAGTAAATAACCAGCAAGTTCTGCCCAATGACGGTTCGGGCATTCTTACGGAGTCAATTCTGTATCAGCCGCAGATTACTTTAAATCATAATCACTCTATTATAACCGTTAACTTCTCATTGTCCAATTATGTATCGGTACTGAAAAATAGAATCTATTACAAGTTGGAAGGATTTGATAAAGATTGGATGAGTGCAGGCTATCGTAAAGCCATTACTTATACCAACCTTAATCCAGGTGCGTATAAATTGAAGATTAGAAGTTCGGAAGAATATTCCGGTAAGGAGAGTATCTGTAAAGAGATAGATATTATAGTGAAACCACCTTTTTATAAATCTACTTGGGCATATTGTATTTATGTTGCTATTATTATAATAGCAATCTATTTGGTGGTGAGTTTCTATTCGTCGAAATTGAAGCTGAGGGCTTCGCTGGAGTATGAAAAGAAAGAAAAAAAGCAGATAGAGGAATTGAACCAGTCTAAGCTCCGCTTTTTTACTAATATATCACATGAATTCCGTACTCCGCTTACGCTGATCGTGAGCCAATTGGAAATGCTGATGGAGCGAAGCGACATTCAACCCTTGGTGTATAGTAAGCTTGTGAATATCCATAGAAATACGTTGCGTATGAAACGCTTGATAACCGAACTGTTGGATTTCAGAAAACAGGAACAAGGCTTTGAAAAATTTAAATACAGTAAGCAGAATATTTACTCTTTTTTGGATGAAATTTACTTGTCTTTTAAAGAATATGCACGAGGTAAACAAATTAATCTTGAGTTTCTTAATAAGGATAGGAATCTTGAAGTCTGGTTCGATGTAGTACAATTGGAAAAGGTGATTTATAATTTGTTGTCCAATGCTTTTAAATATACTCCTTTGGGCGGTACGATTTCACTGTCGGTACAGGAATATGGGAATAGTGTTATGGTTACTGTGTCGGATACGGGAGTGGGTATTGCTGAAGAGAGTTTGGATAAGATATTCGACCGTTTCTATCAAGTAGACAGTATGAATAATCAGAAAGGTACAGGCATAGGCCTGGCACTTGCAAAGAGTATAATCGAAGCTCATAAAGGGAAAATCAGTGTTCGGAGTATGGAAGGCAAAGGAACGACTTTCGTTGTTGAACTGCCTTTAGGAGATAGCCATATTACCGATGCACAGAAAATAGCTACTCCTGATATTGATTCATCATGTATCTCTGAACTGACAGTATATGGTTCGCAGGTACCGGCGGATGTGGTGGATGATGAGAAGATGGATAATCAGTCGGACGAGACAAGAAGCAAGATTATTATTGTGGAAGATAACGAAGAACTTAGGGGGTTGCTGGCGCGTTTGTTTTCTAAAATATATACTGTTTATGAAGCTCAGGATGGTGAGGAAGGATTTGAAAAGACAAAAGAGGTGCAACCAGATATTGTACTGAGTGATATTATGATGCCCAAAATGTCCGGTATAGAGATGTGTAGAAAGATAAAGAGTAATTTCGAAACCTCTCATATTCCCGTGATATTGCTTACGGCACAAACAGCTGAAGAATACACAATGCAAGGGTTAAAAATGGGAGCGGATGACTATGTAACCAAACCTTTTAATGTGAAACATTTGTTTATGCGTTGTAACAACCTGGTGAACAGTAGAAAACTGTTACAGCAGAAATATGCGAAACAAATGGATAATAATGTAGATATATTGGCAACCAATAGCGCGGACTATCAGTTCATGGAACAATGTGTAGCCTGTGTTGAACAGAATTTGGATAATCCGGATTTTGATGTGAATATGTTTGCTCAGGCTATGAATATGGGACGTACCAAACTCTTCCTGAAAGTTAAAGGTATTACGGGACAGACACCGAATGATTTTATTCTGAATATCAGGTTGAAGAAGGCGCAGATACTTCTCAAGCAAATAGATACGAAGACTGTTTCAGAAATAGCGTATGAAGTAGGCTTTAATTCCCCGAGCTATTTCATTAAGCGCTTTAGGGAATTGTTTGGAGTGACCCCTGCCCAATATCAAAAAGGTGAAAAATAA
- a CDS encoding histidine-type phosphatase — protein sequence MMKLKQILLCSLIVMCCAPLGAQTSKEEMFATPEKTGGVYWTYPLDFAPQTKAPKGYKPFYISHYGRHGSRYLIADRDYKWLVDLFEEAHRAQALTGLGEDTYQRLLTVWKEAKGHGGDLTPLGVRQHRGIAERMYTSFPEVFKGNPLISARSTIVLRCAMSMVAFGDRLKELNPNLRISYEASEKYMDYLNYHTDESNRFTSSHDGPWVEEYRKFEETHTNPDRLVASLFKDKYFILKKVNPKELMWGMYWVASDMQNAETKVSFYDLFKGQELFDLWQCVNYRFYVGNANHADGKGIVVANAKSLLRNILDSADEAIRKGGIAATLRFGHDGNVIPLVALMQIENCNVAVSDPYEVYKVWSDFKVVPMAANVQIIFFRNEKSNDILVKIMHNENEVHIPVQTDMFPYYRWRDVENYYRGMLK from the coding sequence ATGATGAAGCTGAAACAAATTCTATTATGTAGTTTGATAGTAATGTGCTGTGCTCCGCTTGGGGCGCAGACATCTAAAGAAGAGATGTTTGCTACTCCTGAGAAAACGGGAGGAGTATATTGGACATACCCCTTGGATTTTGCTCCGCAGACCAAAGCGCCTAAGGGATATAAACCTTTTTATATCAGTCATTACGGACGGCATGGCTCTCGTTATCTTATTGCAGATCGTGATTATAAATGGTTAGTAGACCTTTTTGAGGAGGCACATCGTGCACAAGCGCTTACCGGCTTGGGAGAAGATACGTATCAGCGTTTGCTCACAGTTTGGAAGGAAGCAAAAGGGCATGGTGGGGATTTAACTCCATTGGGAGTAAGACAACACCGAGGCATTGCTGAAAGAATGTATACTTCATTTCCGGAGGTGTTCAAGGGTAATCCCCTTATATCTGCCCGTTCTACCATTGTGTTACGTTGTGCTATGAGTATGGTTGCTTTTGGTGACCGTTTGAAAGAGTTAAATCCAAATTTACGGATTTCTTATGAGGCGAGTGAGAAATATATGGATTATCTGAATTATCATACCGACGAATCCAACCGTTTCACTTCTTCCCATGACGGTCCTTGGGTTGAGGAGTATAGGAAATTTGAGGAAACTCATACCAATCCGGATCGTTTGGTTGCATCCTTATTTAAGGATAAATACTTTATCTTAAAGAAAGTAAATCCTAAAGAATTGATGTGGGGAATGTACTGGGTAGCCAGTGACATGCAGAATGCTGAAACAAAGGTTTCTTTCTATGATTTATTTAAAGGACAGGAATTATTTGATTTGTGGCAGTGTGTCAATTACCGTTTTTATGTAGGAAATGCCAATCATGCCGACGGAAAAGGTATTGTAGTAGCCAATGCCAAATCCTTGTTAAGAAATATTTTGGATAGTGCTGATGAAGCAATCCGAAAAGGGGGTATCGCTGCTACTCTCCGCTTTGGGCACGATGGTAATGTGATTCCTTTGGTTGCACTGATGCAAATAGAGAATTGTAATGTTGCAGTTAGCGATCCGTATGAAGTTTATAAGGTATGGAGTGATTTCAAGGTGGTTCCTATGGCTGCCAATGTACAGATTATCTTTTTCCGGAATGAAAAGTCCAATGATATTCTGGTAAAGATTATGCATAATGAAAATGAAGTGCATATTCCGGTACAAACCGATATGTTCCCTTATTATAGATGGAGAGATGTTGAGAACTACTATAGGGGAATGTTGAAATAA
- a CDS encoding RagB/SusD family nutrient uptake outer membrane protein: MKNIITYSFILFFMGIGLVSCLGDLDTMPLDDNQLVSEKVYQTKDGYTGVLAKCYASLILTGQQGGDGGDGDLEGANEGYSGYVRLLFYLQELSTDNFLMPSSSNGLRKCLNLQWDASNASVITWTYQRLYMSIAYCNELLRECTESKLQGRGLWEEMKDDYMNYRAEARFIRAYCYSMLCDLFGAVPYVDENTGVKEIPVQYTRKQIFEFAESELLAIENELKVPGSNEYGRVDRVAGWFLLARMYLNAQTWINENKYQEAYIYATKVIADGHYPLASDYREIFLADNNTCKEIIWPLVQDGLRAQSSAGTNFYVKAFVNGPMDELYKTGVGSRGWGNVRAKVSLVDAFDADDVMFDGNDTWGNNKKDKRAQFMTALPNQVKDTWDVNMDMTSTFTCGYGYIKWRNVTKEDELSASGDAYTSIDFPLFRTADAYLMAAEAILRGASGTKSEALGYVNEVRTRAYMSGKYAKNGVRSDVSGEIGANELDLDFLLLERQKELASELIRRTDLIRFGKYTKGNNWDWKNGVRLGEDVDDKYNLFPIPESELTNNPTLVQNDGYKVIK, encoded by the coding sequence ATGAAAAATATAATTACTTATTCGTTTATTTTGTTCTTCATGGGCATAGGTTTGGTCTCTTGTTTGGGTGACTTGGACACGATGCCTTTGGATGATAACCAACTGGTAAGTGAAAAGGTATATCAGACAAAAGATGGTTACACCGGTGTTCTGGCAAAGTGTTATGCATCACTGATTCTGACGGGGCAGCAAGGTGGTGATGGAGGAGATGGTGACCTTGAAGGCGCTAACGAGGGTTATTCCGGTTATGTACGTCTGCTGTTTTATTTGCAGGAGTTGAGTACGGATAATTTTTTGATGCCTTCCTCTTCCAATGGTTTGCGTAAATGTTTGAACTTGCAGTGGGATGCTTCCAATGCTTCGGTTATTACATGGACTTACCAAAGACTATATATGAGTATTGCCTATTGTAATGAGCTTTTGCGTGAATGTACGGAAAGCAAATTGCAGGGTAGAGGACTTTGGGAAGAGATGAAAGATGATTATATGAACTATCGTGCAGAGGCTCGTTTTATACGTGCTTATTGCTATTCGATGCTTTGCGATTTATTTGGTGCAGTTCCTTATGTGGATGAAAATACGGGTGTGAAAGAGATTCCGGTTCAATATACGCGTAAACAGATTTTTGAGTTTGCAGAAAGTGAATTACTGGCTATTGAGAATGAATTGAAAGTTCCGGGAAGCAATGAGTACGGACGTGTTGACCGAGTAGCCGGTTGGTTCTTGCTGGCTCGCATGTATTTGAATGCGCAGACTTGGATTAATGAGAATAAATATCAGGAGGCATATATCTATGCTACAAAAGTTATTGCCGACGGGCATTACCCATTGGCTTCCGATTATCGTGAAATATTTTTGGCTGATAATAATACCTGTAAGGAGATTATTTGGCCGTTGGTACAGGATGGTCTGCGTGCACAGAGTTCTGCCGGAACGAACTTCTATGTGAAGGCTTTTGTGAATGGTCCTATGGATGAACTCTACAAGACAGGTGTTGGTTCCAGAGGCTGGGGTAATGTTCGCGCTAAAGTGTCATTGGTGGATGCGTTCGATGCGGATGATGTTATGTTCGATGGCAATGATACCTGGGGAAATAACAAGAAAGATAAAAGAGCACAGTTTATGACTGCCCTTCCCAATCAGGTGAAAGATACATGGGATGTAAATATGGATATGACGAGCACGTTTACATGCGGTTATGGTTATATTAAGTGGAGAAACGTAACGAAAGAAGACGAACTTAGCGCTTCGGGGGATGCTTATACTTCTATTGATTTTCCGTTGTTCCGTACTGCTGATGCCTATTTGATGGCTGCTGAGGCTATTTTGCGTGGAGCAAGTGGCACAAAAAGCGAGGCGCTGGGATATGTAAATGAAGTCAGAACAAGAGCTTATATGTCTGGAAAATATGCAAAAAACGGTGTACGTTCCGATGTGTCCGGTGAAATTGGCGCCAATGAGCTCGATTTGGATTTTCTGCTGCTTGAACGTCAGAAAGAATTGGCTTCCGAATTGATAAGACGTACCGACCTGATCCGATTCGGTAAATATACGAAAGGAAATAATTGGGATTGGAAAAATGGTGTACGTTTGGGAGAGGACGTGGATGATAAGTATAATTTGTTTCCTATTCCGGAGAGCGAATTGACAAATAATCCTACTTTAGTACAAAACGATGGTTATAAGGTAATAAAGTGA
- a CDS encoding SusC/RagA family TonB-linked outer membrane protein produces the protein MKGKKNPETFGRKWRYLFMILALVFSVGVSAQKTVVKGNILDKDNLPVIGANILEKGTTNGTISDVDGNFTITVSDPKAVLLIKYIGYKDVEKVVSPTMKIVMEEDSEMLEDVVVIGYGSVKKSDATGSVTAIKPDDFNKGLRTTAQDALVGKVPGVNVVSSSGAPGAGATIRIRSGASLSASNDPLIVVDGVPVDNSTIEGGGNVIGGINPNDIETFTVLKDASATAIYGSRASNGVIVITTKKGSDSNLRFNYSTNLSVSTITEKLDVLSADEFREFVPTVSGVPSSVTLGTASTDWQDEIYRTAFGQEHNFSVSGKVKKNAPYRLSVGYNNQNGVVKTNNYERFTFNGGISPKFFDNHLTVDLNVKVSYEDNQKVDESVVNNALRYDPTRPVMTGSATGADEPGLGYFIWMNGNSPMAIQTDNPVAQLELQDLHNKVTRSIGNAAINYKVHRLEDLQLNANLGYDVLRSKYTKNVPDMAGMMYTSNMKDGTGLMYDSKQNKRNYLLDLYANYSHVFNEKHNFSAMAGYGWQHFWKKFDATTLSPEGKELFSPNHYESEYYLLSFYGRLNYSYDNRYMITATLRSDASSRFAKDNRWGLFPSVALGWKISQEAFLRDSEVLSDLKLRLSYGQTGQQDILNDYPYMTTFTVSYPESCYQFGDKWYYTYRPNGYDSDIKWETTETYNIGLDYGFLNNRIYGSVDYYQRHTKDLLNTINVISGTNYSSVITTNIGEMDNKGVEFAINAVPIHTKNWKWTVGLNYTWNDSEITKLNVIDSDANFVQTGAISGTGKTVQVFMVGQRPYTFYLAKQAYDDNGKPIEGQYVQPDGSISATETKYATNKSALPTSYLGFNTQLTYKNWDFAISGHGAFGNYVYNYVAADQYVQSVYSDQGNFSNILRRTKDSGFQNQQLYSDYFLEKGNFFRIDNISLGYTFQKLWNGSSSLRLTLGVQNVATFTGYSGIDPEIYSGIDKEVYPRPRVFSLSANLNF, from the coding sequence ATGAAAGGCAAGAAAAATCCAGAGACTTTTGGAAGAAAGTGGCGGTATCTGTTTATGATACTTGCTTTGGTTTTCAGTGTAGGAGTTTCTGCACAAAAGACAGTTGTGAAAGGCAATATTCTTGATAAGGATAATCTACCTGTTATCGGAGCCAATATTTTAGAAAAAGGGACGACAAACGGTACAATCAGTGATGTAGATGGTAATTTCACAATTACCGTAAGTGATCCCAAGGCTGTTTTACTCATTAAATATATCGGCTATAAAGATGTAGAAAAAGTGGTTTCTCCAACGATGAAGATTGTGATGGAGGAAGATAGTGAGATGCTCGAAGATGTAGTCGTTATAGGTTATGGAAGTGTGAAGAAATCTGATGCGACAGGTTCGGTAACAGCCATCAAGCCGGATGATTTTAATAAGGGGTTGCGTACTACTGCCCAAGATGCGTTGGTAGGCAAAGTGCCGGGTGTAAATGTCGTTTCGAGCTCCGGTGCTCCGGGAGCGGGTGCTACTATCCGTATCAGAAGCGGTGCATCACTCTCTGCGTCCAATGATCCGTTAATCGTTGTTGATGGTGTGCCGGTGGATAACTCTACTATCGAAGGTGGTGGAAATGTAATTGGCGGTATCAATCCGAATGATATTGAAACATTTACCGTATTGAAAGATGCTTCAGCCACTGCTATCTATGGTTCCCGGGCATCTAATGGTGTGATTGTGATTACTACTAAGAAGGGTTCCGACTCCAATCTGCGTTTCAACTACTCCACGAACCTTTCTGTAAGTACTATTACGGAAAAATTGGATGTGCTTTCTGCTGATGAATTTCGTGAATTTGTCCCTACGGTATCGGGAGTTCCGAGCTCTGTAACTTTAGGGACGGCTTCCACTGATTGGCAAGATGAAATTTACCGTACGGCATTCGGACAAGAACATAATTTTTCCGTTTCTGGTAAGGTGAAGAAAAATGCACCTTATCGTCTGTCGGTAGGCTATAATAATCAGAATGGTGTGGTGAAAACCAACAATTATGAACGCTTTACCTTTAATGGAGGTATATCGCCCAAGTTTTTTGATAACCATCTTACCGTTGATTTGAACGTTAAGGTATCGTATGAAGACAATCAGAAAGTGGATGAAAGTGTTGTTAATAATGCACTGCGATATGACCCTACTCGCCCTGTTATGACCGGGAGTGCAACGGGTGCTGATGAGCCGGGATTGGGCTATTTTATTTGGATGAATGGAAATTCTCCCATGGCTATCCAAACCGATAACCCTGTGGCACAACTTGAATTGCAGGATTTACACAATAAAGTAACTCGCTCCATTGGTAATGCCGCTATCAATTATAAAGTGCATCGTTTAGAGGATTTGCAGTTGAACGCAAATTTGGGTTATGATGTGCTGAGAAGCAAATATACCAAAAATGTGCCCGATATGGCCGGTATGATGTATACATCTAACATGAAAGACGGTACAGGGCTTATGTATGATTCTAAACAAAACAAGCGCAACTATTTATTAGACTTATACGCCAACTACTCTCATGTGTTCAATGAAAAACACAATTTCAGTGCGATGGCGGGATACGGTTGGCAGCATTTCTGGAAAAAATTCGATGCAACCACTCTTTCTCCGGAAGGAAAAGAGCTGTTTTCACCAAATCATTATGAGTCTGAGTATTACCTGCTCTCTTTTTACGGACGTCTGAATTATTCGTATGACAATCGCTATATGATTACTGCTACTTTACGTTCGGATGCCTCTTCACGTTTTGCCAAGGACAATCGTTGGGGATTATTCCCTTCTGTTGCATTGGGATGGAAAATCAGCCAAGAAGCATTCTTGCGCGATTCGGAAGTATTGTCAGACTTGAAACTACGTTTGAGCTACGGTCAAACCGGACAGCAAGATATTTTGAATGACTATCCGTATATGACTACTTTTACGGTATCTTATCCGGAATCTTGCTATCAGTTTGGAGATAAATGGTACTATACCTATCGTCCGAACGGTTATGACTCGGATATCAAGTGGGAGACTACCGAAACTTATAATATCGGTTTGGATTACGGTTTCCTTAATAATCGCATTTACGGTTCTGTCGATTATTACCAACGCCATACGAAGGATTTGCTGAATACTATTAATGTAATTTCAGGAACCAACTACTCTTCCGTCATAACAACGAATATTGGCGAGATGGATAATAAAGGTGTGGAATTTGCCATTAATGCAGTGCCTATACATACAAAAAATTGGAAATGGACAGTAGGCTTGAATTACACGTGGAATGATTCTGAAATCACGAAGTTGAATGTTATCGATTCGGATGCTAACTTTGTGCAGACAGGAGCTATTTCCGGTACGGGCAAGACAGTTCAGGTATTTATGGTAGGTCAGCGTCCCTATACTTTCTATCTGGCAAAACAAGCTTATGATGATAATGGCAAACCGATTGAAGGACAGTATGTGCAGCCGGATGGCTCCATCTCTGCCACAGAAACAAAATATGCTACGAACAAAAGCGCACTACCGACTTCCTACCTGGGATTCAATACCCAGCTAACTTATAAAAACTGGGATTTTGCTATCAGCGGACATGGAGCATTTGGCAACTATGTATACAACTATGTAGCTGCCGACCAATACGTACAATCTGTATACAGTGATCAAGGAAACTTCTCCAATATATTGCGCAGAACTAAAGACTCCGGTTTCCAGAACCAGCAACTTTATTCGGATTATTTCTTGGAAAAAGGAAACTTCTTCCGTATTGACAATATCTCTTTAGGATATACTTTCCAGAAACTTTGGAATGGATCAAGTTCTTTACGTCTGACTTTGGGGGTACAAAATGTTGCTACCTTTACAGGTTATTCTGGTATTGACCCGGAGATTTACAGCGGCATTGATAAAGAGGTATATCCTCGTCCACGCGTATTTTCATTAAGTGCTAATTTAAATTTTTAA